ATGTTGCAGGTTTACAAAATAAATGGGTATGCTTAATGCACGTTTGTGGTGTATATGTGTGTCCATGTAGGTGtgaatatatacatatactgtatgtatttaGGCATATATAGTGTTCATAGAGGTCCTTGTCATTGGTGTATATATGTGTTTACAGTTGGATGTGTGTTTGGATAAGCACTTGTTTAACAGTACACGTTGTGCCTTTCGTTATGATTGTAATAGCTATTTGTTGATTATGAAAGGATAATGTATATAGCAGTGCCTGGGGGTAGGCAGTAACAAGCTCATTAGCTTCggcctactccttttgagctcACAATGtaaattttcccttttttttctctgtcttttgaGTGTAAATTATGTTGTGGACTGctcaaataaactaaactaaataaaaagTTCAAATATAAAAGAGTTTCAATTTAACTTTTCAATATGTTTATActactcaggaaaaaaaacaaacttcttgCTTACATGAAGCACATGCTTCCTTAAGAGCAATTCTGAAAACTTTTATATAAGAGCAAGTCATGAAACTGATTATATTAATCTTTTATAAAACAATATGTTTTGATGAGCTTTGCATTCTATAACAGTCTTCTTTTAACTGTAATTGGTTTGGTATGGTTCCCAAATTTATTCCTGGCATCTTTCTGGAAAATTTAACAATCAGAAAATTGATTGTGTGTTTGGATAGGACAGCCTGTGCGTAAAAGAGATCCAATCATTTCATAACCTGCAGTTTATGTGTCAGATTATGATTATCATCGTTCCAAAACAGACAGGACAGTCCGTTCAAATGAGCTCCACTTGCCTGCGGTTTCCTCTGCGTCCAGCAGGTGTCAGTATGTAGTTGAACGGTGTTTGTGAGCCTCCAGAATAgcgagagaagaagcagctctgGTTGGAGACTGTTCACAGCTCGCTGGAGTTTCTGCTGTGGGCAAAATatttcttctcctgcagcaaccatgacttcagttcaggctttgagagagtttgtAAACGAgcgactgactgctgctgcaggagaaatattcgctgtgtttgaacaaacgATCATCCGatacgaggaggagattggtCGTCAGCGCAGATATTTGGAAATCAACTGGAACCCTCAAGTCAAGTTGCAGAGAACAGGTATGCAGTCCAACACTTATAAACCACAGCAGCGTCTGTTCTGGACTGACATATATAATCCGATGCgtcagacagaaatgtgaatGCTGCATATGTAGGCAACAGAGGAAGCGGGGCACGGCGCGACTCCGTCTCAATGTTTTTGCCATCAGGGTTAGATTGCACTTTTTCAGGACTGGAGTTGGGATTTGTGGCTTCAAAGAGCCGTTCAACAGACTGAGTCCTTGACGAACATCACGTGACCGCCATGAAGCCCATTTAACTTAAACATTGATCCATTATTACACTGGATGCGGAATGCGGAGCGGAACCATCACGTCACGCAGCTACAAGCCCCattgtaataaaatgtgtttccgCCGGACTTGCTGCTGGATGCTCCGCGTAGCCGCAGCAGAGTCGCAAGTCGTCCAACAACAGGGGCGGATGCTTTGTGCCCCGGATCCGTTCCGCATCTATATAGTGTAGAACGGGCTTGAGAGGAAATGACAAACACATCACTTTTATCAGTAAGGAGTCTGTGGCAAGATGTTTTGACGCGTATTCGCTTAGCTAGACATGTATTTCAGATATCTTCgacatttttctttgtcaaaaTGAACACTGGCGACATCTAAAATGACATTCTTCTGatcgaaaatgagcttttcacATCTCTAAATCATCATTCATACTGGGACAAATAACATCACTTTCCCCATTCATGTGTATTGACTTCTGCTTCTGGATTTTCAAATGACATTCCtgctatgaaaaaaaataattctggaTATCTGAAATACAATTTTTACAAGGATAAATGCAAACTTCAAATCACTGTAGGACCGGAAAGccatgaaaaagagaagaaatagaaatagaatagaaatttTTGAGTTTTATGTTTTGCACCTGTTTTTTATTCACTAAAGGGACATTTATGTCTCTCACTTAAAAGGAAAGTGCTTGAAATAATTCAGAGAGAGAGTTGATGTTTTTTGAAGAGGCtgagaacatttaaaagcaggatATCTTATTGCTACATCTCACAAAGCATGATAAACATGGGAAAAGGAAGATTAGATGTTAATTCATAAAAGTAATAATTAGTGCATCAGCTCCTAAAGGTGTACATCCACCAATAATGTCACAACTGTATGCTATTTTTGGAATTTTAATGAAAGTTTTTGATTTCAGCccttctgccttttttttttatactgaaACTGTCGTCGTAATGTAACTTGCCTTTCATCTTGTACttttttgtccctccagagctTCAACAGCATCGTGACAATCAGgacgagcagctctttaaacaggaaacagactACTGTCTagagcaggaagaaccagaacctccgcTGATCggagaggaacaagaagaaccagaacctccgcTGATCGGAGAGGAACAAGAACAACCACAACCTTCACAGATCAGTGAGGAACAAGAACAACCAGAACCTTCAGAGCTGAAAATAATTGGCATATTTCATGGTGACGATGTGGACCACTTCCccgtgtcagagaagcaggctggacGTGACAAGATTCTTTGTGAGAAAACATGTATTAAAATGCCCAGAAAACGCCGTAAATTACGTCAGAATATGGGAACTGTCACATATTCTTGTAAAATATGTGATAAAAGTTTCAATATACATAGTTCTTTATTAGTCCATATGAGAAGTCACACGGGTGAGAAACCgtattcctgtgaaacatgtgggaaaagtttcagtgtgcAGAGTAATTTGATGAgtcacaagagaactcacacaggtgagaagccctattcctgtgaaacatgtgggaaaaggtACAGTCGAAAGAATGATTTGTTTCGCCACACGTTGAGTCACACAGGtcagaagccgtattcttgtgaaatatgcgagaaaagtttcagtgtgCACAGTAATCTGTTGtatcacatgagaactcacacaggggagaaaccatattcttgtgaaacatgtgggaaacgttTCTTTAATCACAACGCTTTGTTTCGCCATATGAgatgtcacacaggtgagaagccctattcttgtgaaatgtgtggaaaaagtttcagtcaaaacaGTAATTTGTTGGTAcacaagagaattcacacaggtgagaagctgtttccttgtgaaacatgtgggaaaaggtTCAGTCGAAAGAATGATTTGTTTCGCCACACGCTgagtcacacaggtgagaagccgta
The DNA window shown above is from Salarias fasciatus chromosome 20, fSalaFa1.1, whole genome shotgun sequence and carries:
- the LOC115407914 gene encoding gastrula zinc finger protein XlCGF57.1-like; translation: MTSVQALREFVNERLTAAAGEIFAVFEQTIIRYEEEIGRQRRYLEINWNPQVKLQRTELQQHRDNQDEQLFKQETDYCLEQEEPEPPLIGEEQEEPEPPLIGEEQEQPQPSQISEEQEQPEPSELKIIGIFHGDDVDHFPVSEKQAGRDKILCEKTCIKMPRKRRKLRQNMGTVTYSCKICDKSFNIHSSLLVHMRSHTGEKPYSCETCGKSFSVQSNLMSHKRTHTGEKPYSCETCGKRYSRKNDLFRHTLSHTGQKPYSCEICEKSFSVHSNLLYHMRTHTGEKPYSCETCGKRFFNHNALFRHMRCHTGEKPYSCEMCGKSFSQNSNLLVHKRIHTGEKLFPCETCGKRFSRKNDLFRHTLSHTGEKPYSCEICEKSFSVHSNLLYHMRTHTGEKPYCCETCGKRFFNHNALLSHMRCHTGKKSYSCETCGKSFSQNNNLVVHKRIHTGEKLFPCETCGKRFSRKNDLFRHSLSHTGQKPYSCETCGKSFSVQSHLVTHTRNHTGEKPYSCGTCEKRYSRKNDLLRHMISHTGDIIFSCGTCQKSFTSHSLLLHHVNTHKDSHSGLPSYSASLALPQQGSSS